One Candidatus Cloacimonadota bacterium genomic region harbors:
- a CDS encoding indolepyruvate oxidoreductase subunit beta, which translates to MKKDKINVLICGVGGQGILLASEILSEVLIRAGYDVKKSEVHGMSQRGGSVESHVRAGKKVFSPLIKKGEADFILSFESMEGLRYLEYLAPAGKLIRNTQKIIPLTVTIGNAKYPENPEKIAKNNDIDTISINAIKIAKDLGSDKVVNIILLGVLAQNLKIDRKIWDGVIVDWMKVKRLPPKIMEINKKAFERGFTT; encoded by the coding sequence ATGAAAAAAGATAAAATTAATGTTTTGATCTGTGGCGTTGGAGGACAGGGAATCTTACTTGCAAGTGAAATTCTCTCTGAAGTATTAATAAGGGCTGGATACGATGTTAAAAAAAGTGAGGTTCACGGTATGTCCCAGCGAGGCGGTAGTGTAGAAAGTCATGTCCGCGCTGGCAAAAAAGTATTCTCTCCACTTATCAAAAAAGGTGAAGCAGATTTCATTCTCTCTTTTGAAAGCATGGAAGGGCTTCGTTACCTTGAATATCTTGCACCAGCAGGAAAGTTGATTAGGAATACCCAAAAAATCATACCGCTGACTGTCACAATTGGTAATGCAAAATATCCAGAAAACCCAGAAAAGATTGCAAAAAATAATGATATTGACACAATCTCTATCAATGCCATAAAAATTGCAAAAGATTTGGGAAGCGATAAGGTTGTGAATATTATCTTACTTGGTGTATTGGCACAAAATTTAAAAATTGACAGAAAAATCTGGGATGGTGTAATAGTTGATTGGATGAAAGTAAAAAGACTTCCTCCCAAAATTATGGAGATTAAT